A genomic region of Aeropyrum pernix K1 contains the following coding sequences:
- a CDS encoding type II toxin-antitoxin system VapC family toxin yields the protein MRIFVDTSIILAFLAGQDDRAKDLMRKVERHEITGYINPLVIDEVIHGYLRLATGLSARRIRKLLARRDERLIKMIKGEVWPVLKLFTTLPLMAEPGEIIEFIEEYGLMPADALIALTCKQHELDTIATLDEDFKRIPWLKVVP from the coding sequence ATGAGGATATTCGTGGACACTAGCATCATACTAGCATTCCTTGCAGGCCAGGATGATAGAGCAAAAGATCTCATGAGGAAGGTTGAGAGGCATGAGATCACCGGCTACATTAATCCATTGGTAATAGATGAGGTTATACACGGTTACCTACGCTTGGCAACAGGATTAAGCGCTAGGAGAATAAGGAAGCTGCTAGCTAGGAGGGATGAGAGGCTCATAAAAATGATCAAGGGCGAAGTCTGGCCTGTACTGAAGCTCTTCACAACACTACCGCTCATGGCTGAGCCGGGAGAAATAATCGAGTTCATAGAAGAATACGGCCTAATGCCAGCAGATGCACTAATAGCATTAACATGCAAACAACACGAGCTAGACACAATAGCAACCTTGGATGAGGACTTCAAGAGAATACCTTGGCTAAAAGTCGTACCCTAG
- a CDS encoding molybdate ABC transporter permease subunit, with amino-acid sequence MRVYGVPTALSIALGLASLAIVASPIPMAASRDLIDLFLEERFRRSLVLSLGSSTISSVLAVTLATAPAYAMARQEGRLTRLISQLHLLLLSIPPVGLGTAALILFTRYPPLNSISETLGLFFSPKAVILAQLLVTTPIAVSMLTGVFSMVPRELEEAAEAYGAGRLQILIRIVLPLSLPGILSALAVTFFRALGEFGATLVLAGNIPGRTETLPLALYNAISLADVETASAIYTLVLAVGLVTLGVHTLLYTRLVKRTG; translated from the coding sequence TTGAGGGTCTACGGAGTACCTACAGCCTTATCCATAGCCCTCGGCCTGGCATCACTAGCCATAGTCGCCTCGCCAATCCCCATGGCGGCCTCGAGGGACCTCATAGACCTCTTCCTGGAAGAGAGGTTTAGAAGGTCGCTTGTGCTGAGCCTAGGCTCAAGCACCATAAGCTCAGTACTGGCAGTAACCCTTGCCACAGCCCCGGCCTATGCCATGGCCAGACAGGAAGGCCGCCTCACACGCCTCATATCGCAGCTACACCTCCTCCTGCTCAGCATACCGCCTGTAGGCCTGGGCACAGCGGCCCTGATACTCTTCACCCGGTATCCACCCCTCAATAGCATCTCAGAAACACTGGGCCTCTTCTTCAGCCCGAAGGCTGTTATACTTGCCCAGCTCCTCGTGACAACTCCGATAGCGGTTTCCATGCTGACGGGGGTTTTTTCGATGGTTCCTCGGGAGCTCGAGGAGGCTGCCGAGGCGTATGGGGCCGGCAGGCTCCAGATCCTCATACGTATAGTGCTCCCGCTAAGCCTTCCCGGCATACTCTCGGCCTTGGCTGTAACCTTCTTCCGGGCCTTAGGAGAGTTCGGCGCAACCTTGGTGCTTGCGGGCAACATACCAGGCAGGACGGAGACGCTGCCTCTAGCCCTCTATAACGCCATTAGCCTGGCGGACGTTGAGACCGCCTCCGCAATATACACTCTAGTGCTTGCTGTAGGCCTAGTAACACTGGGAGTCCACACACTCCTCTATACTAGATTAGTGAAGAGGACTGG
- the modA gene encoding molybdate ABC transporter substrate-binding protein, translating into MSDDAVEVLVFADRTLQAPLEEVLSSFSRERGVNVSYVYGSSGFVLAQLELRGNGDLYVSDGWEFAVKGVEEGLLDKEYFTVVGCIRLALIVEKGNPKGVSSLRDALERDDVTVALGNPEHVTAGVLAWRLLEELGLEEAAVKGIGDGRVVLVDSASQAAYYVATGLADAAVTFNVYTVLMGDKVEEVYDGAVASVKAPVVVALPVNRGPLAEDLFRFVVEHSYVFADYGVEVGGSC; encoded by the coding sequence ATGTCTGACGATGCTGTTGAGGTTTTGGTGTTTGCTGATAGGACTCTCCAGGCGCCTCTGGAGGAGGTTCTTTCATCTTTTTCAAGGGAGAGGGGTGTGAATGTCTCTTATGTTTATGGTAGCAGCGGTTTTGTCCTCGCTCAGCTGGAGCTTCGGGGGAATGGTGATCTCTATGTGAGCGATGGCTGGGAGTTTGCTGTTAAGGGTGTAGAGGAGGGTTTGCTCGATAAGGAATACTTTACCGTGGTTGGGTGTATAAGGCTCGCCCTGATTGTTGAGAAGGGGAATCCCAAGGGTGTCTCTAGCCTTAGGGATGCTCTGGAGAGGGATGATGTTACCGTGGCTCTTGGTAATCCCGAGCATGTAACGGCCGGTGTTTTAGCCTGGAGGCTCTTGGAGGAGCTGGGTCTTGAGGAGGCTGCAGTTAAAGGGATTGGGGATGGCAGGGTTGTACTTGTCGACAGCGCTTCCCAGGCCGCATACTATGTGGCCACAGGACTGGCAGACGCGGCTGTAACATTCAATGTTTACACTGTCCTGATGGGCGATAAGGTTGAGGAGGTTTACGACGGTGCTGTAGCGTCTGTTAAAGCCCCTGTTGTTGTTGCTCTACCTGTAAACCGGGGTCCTCTGGCGGAGGACCTCTTCAGGTTTGTAGTTGAACATTCGTATGTCTTCGCCGACTATGGGGTAGAAGTGGGGGGCAGTTGTTGA